The Bryobacteraceae bacterium genome includes a window with the following:
- a CDS encoding amidohydrolase — protein MRLLSLALLAALSAAAQPAYDLLLKGGHLIDPKNNVSARRDIAVANGKIARVAPVIDPAQAARVVDVAGLYVTPGIIDMHVHVYAGTGLKGVYTGDLSVYPDGFSFRTGVTTMVDAGTAGWRNFPDFRHRVIDRARTRVLAFLNIVGGGMGITSEDDPADMLPEPAIRVAREHKDLIVGIKVAHYSKEGWPDVDNARKAADELKLPIMVDFGWTNENRNLKILMEDKLRPGDIYTHCYSGHRDELLGGKTNPAMWTGRKRGIIFDVGHGGGSFYWNIAVPMTREGFWPDSISTDLHVGSMNAGMKDMTNVMSKILNLGASLEDVVRMSTWAPARQIGRPDLGHLTEGAEADITVLSVNKGKFGFVDAAGARFDGGRLLTAELTVKGGAVVWDRLGRAAQHWEKFPYKKRERPR, from the coding sequence ATGCGACTCCTGTCCCTCGCCCTGCTCGCCGCCCTGTCCGCCGCCGCGCAGCCCGCCTACGACCTGCTCCTCAAAGGCGGCCACCTGATCGACCCGAAGAACAACGTCAGCGCCCGCCGCGACATCGCCGTCGCCAACGGAAAGATCGCCCGCGTCGCTCCGGTCATCGACCCGGCGCAGGCTGCCCGCGTCGTCGACGTCGCCGGCCTCTACGTCACCCCCGGCATCATCGACATGCACGTCCACGTCTACGCGGGCACCGGTCTGAAAGGCGTCTACACCGGCGATCTCAGCGTCTACCCGGACGGCTTCTCCTTCCGCACCGGCGTCACCACCATGGTCGACGCCGGCACCGCGGGCTGGCGCAATTTCCCTGATTTCCGCCACCGCGTCATCGACCGCGCCCGCACGCGCGTGCTGGCCTTTCTCAACATCGTCGGCGGCGGCATGGGCATCACCAGCGAGGACGACCCCGCCGACATGCTGCCCGAGCCCGCCATCCGCGTGGCCCGCGAGCACAAAGACCTGATCGTGGGCATCAAGGTCGCCCACTACAGCAAGGAGGGCTGGCCCGATGTCGACAACGCCCGCAAGGCCGCCGACGAACTGAAGCTCCCCATCATGGTCGACTTCGGCTGGACGAACGAAAACCGCAACCTGAAAATCCTGATGGAGGACAAGCTCCGTCCGGGCGACATTTACACGCACTGCTACTCCGGCCACCGCGACGAGCTGCTCGGCGGAAAAACCAACCCCGCCATGTGGACCGGACGCAAACGCGGCATCATTTTCGACGTCGGCCACGGCGGCGGCAGCTTCTACTGGAACATCGCCGTGCCGATGACCCGCGAGGGCTTCTGGCCCGATTCCATCTCCACCGATCTCCACGTGGGCAGCATGAACGCCGGCATGAAAGACATGACCAACGTCATGTCCAAGATCCTCAACCTCGGCGCTTCGCTCGAGGACGTCGTCCGCATGTCGACCTGGGCCCCGGCGCGCCAGATCGGCCGCCCCGACCTCGGCCACCTGACCGAAGGCGCCGAAGCCGACATCACCGTGCTCAGTGTGAACAAGGGCAAATTCGGTTTCGTCGACGCCGCCGGCGCCCGCTTCGACGGCGGCCGGCTTCTGACGGCGGAACTCACGGTCAAGGGAGGCGCGGTGGTCTGGGACCGCCTCGGCCGCGCCGCCCAGCACTGGGAGAAATTTCCCTACAAAAAGCGCGAACGCCCGCGCTGA
- the coaBC gene encoding peptidase ClpP, producing MASWRAVVGVGGGIAAYKAAEVVRELARRGIQPQVVMTAAAQEFVRPLTFAALTGRKVITSLFGSSPEEVLASSVEHIGVAREHDLLVVAPATADLLAKFAHGLADDFLSTLFLAFDRQVLLAPSMNTVMWQNPATQANVAALRARGAVVMEPEEGELACGETGAGRLPEPVRIAEEAHYLLARRHDLDSETVLVTAGPTREPIDPVRFLSNRSSGKMGYALAEAAAWRGARVILVSGPVELAPPLHVELVRVETAREMRDAVMAHLPESTILIKSAAVADYHVAHVPAQKMKKTATRMSLELDPTPDILAEAGAEIERAGRGQLLIGFAAETENVVAEAKRKLKAKRCHMVVANDVAAEGLGFESDDNEVTIVTQAGDVIELPRAKKRELADRILDEALKLRLTLYSRS from the coding sequence ATGGCGAGCTGGCGCGCGGTCGTGGGCGTGGGCGGCGGCATCGCCGCCTACAAGGCGGCGGAGGTGGTGCGCGAACTGGCGCGCCGCGGCATTCAGCCGCAGGTCGTGATGACCGCCGCCGCGCAGGAGTTCGTCCGTCCCCTGACGTTCGCCGCGCTGACCGGGCGCAAGGTCATCACTTCGCTGTTCGGCTCGAGCCCCGAGGAGGTGCTGGCGTCGAGCGTCGAGCATATCGGAGTCGCGCGCGAGCATGACCTGCTCGTCGTCGCGCCGGCGACGGCGGATCTGCTGGCCAAGTTCGCGCACGGGCTCGCCGATGACTTCCTTTCCACGCTGTTTCTTGCCTTCGACCGGCAGGTGCTGCTGGCGCCGTCGATGAACACGGTGATGTGGCAGAACCCGGCTACGCAGGCCAACGTGGCGGCGCTGCGGGCGCGCGGCGCCGTGGTCATGGAACCCGAAGAAGGCGAACTGGCCTGCGGCGAAACCGGCGCCGGGCGGCTGCCCGAGCCGGTGCGGATCGCCGAAGAGGCGCACTATCTGCTGGCGCGCCGCCACGACCTGGACTCCGAGACGGTGCTCGTCACCGCCGGACCGACGCGCGAGCCGATCGACCCGGTCCGCTTCCTGTCGAACCGCTCGAGCGGCAAGATGGGCTACGCGCTGGCCGAAGCCGCCGCCTGGCGCGGAGCGCGGGTGATCCTCGTCAGCGGTCCCGTGGAGCTCGCGCCGCCCCTGCACGTCGAGCTCGTGCGCGTGGAAACCGCCCGCGAGATGCGCGACGCCGTCATGGCGCACCTGCCCGAGAGCACGATCCTCATCAAGAGCGCCGCCGTGGCTGATTACCATGTCGCCCACGTGCCCGCGCAGAAGATGAAGAAGACGGCCACGCGGATGTCTCTCGAACTCGACCCCACGCCCGACATCCTCGCCGAAGCCGGCGCCGAGATCGAGCGCGCCGGGCGCGGGCAGCTGCTGATCGGCTTTGCGGCGGAAACGGAAAACGTCGTGGCCGAGGCCAAACGGAAACTGAAGGCCAAGCGTTGCCACATGGTGGTGGCCAACGATGTCGCCGCCGAAGGGCTCGGCTTCGAAAGCGACGACAACGAGGTGACGATCGTCACGCAGGCTGGCGACGTCATCGAGCTGCCCCGCGCGAAAAAGCGCGAATTGGCCGACCGCATCCTCGACGAGGCGCTGAAACTGCGCCTGACCCTCTACAGCCGGAGCTGA
- the holB gene encoding DNA polymerase III subunit delta', giving the protein MFENFFGNRTAAASLERMIDSGRIAQTILLAGPEGVGKATLARRFAARLLAQAAPEAAAEIAQKVEKDDLSLPENRKIIEEREKWPSEKRAEEPLFFASHPDFVTFCPEGPLRQVSIQQMRLARSRAQLRPLKGRWRVFLIDRMDRAGAQAADALLKTLEEPPDHLVLFVTAVNPFDLPATIRSRSVVFWMTPLNEAEMAEAARAMGWKDAQRRIALAGGCPGVAATLDLAEYEKRRALALAMLEAAAGAAGFAQWVKASQGLLSSKTEKLSQYAPAMYALLEDVLALQSGSDRLRNGDVKDRLEKLAARVDFEWVREAVERVDAWDGLERRNVQKAAVADYFVTGLAASARAVR; this is encoded by the coding sequence GTGTTTGAGAACTTCTTCGGCAACCGGACGGCGGCGGCGTCGCTGGAGCGCATGATCGACAGCGGCCGGATCGCGCAGACGATCCTGCTGGCCGGGCCGGAAGGCGTGGGCAAGGCCACGCTCGCCCGGCGGTTCGCCGCGCGGCTGCTCGCGCAGGCGGCGCCGGAGGCGGCGGCGGAAATCGCGCAGAAAGTGGAAAAGGACGATTTGAGCCTGCCGGAAAACCGGAAAATCATCGAAGAAAGGGAAAAATGGCCCAGTGAAAAACGGGCCGAAGAGCCGCTATTTTTCGCCAGCCATCCCGATTTCGTGACGTTCTGCCCGGAAGGCCCGCTGCGGCAGGTCTCGATCCAGCAGATGCGGCTGGCGCGGAGCCGGGCGCAGCTGCGGCCGCTCAAAGGCCGCTGGCGCGTGTTCCTGATCGACCGGATGGACCGCGCCGGGGCGCAGGCGGCCGATGCGCTGCTGAAGACGCTCGAGGAGCCGCCCGATCATCTGGTGCTGTTCGTCACGGCGGTGAATCCGTTCGACCTGCCGGCCACGATCCGGTCGCGCAGCGTCGTGTTCTGGATGACGCCGCTCAACGAGGCGGAGATGGCGGAAGCGGCGCGGGCCATGGGCTGGAAGGACGCGCAACGGCGGATCGCTCTGGCCGGGGGATGCCCGGGCGTGGCGGCGACGCTGGACCTCGCCGAATACGAGAAGAGGCGGGCGCTGGCGCTGGCGATGCTGGAAGCGGCGGCGGGGGCGGCGGGCTTCGCGCAGTGGGTGAAAGCGAGCCAGGGGCTGCTGTCCAGCAAGACGGAGAAGCTGAGCCAGTACGCGCCCGCGATGTACGCGCTGCTGGAGGACGTGCTGGCGTTGCAGAGCGGATCGGACAGGCTGCGGAACGGGGACGTGAAAGACAGGCTGGAGAAGCTGGCGGCGCGCGTGGACTTCGAGTGGGTGCGGGAGGCGGTGGAGCGCGTGGACGCCTGGGACGGGCTGGAGCGGCGGAACGTGCAGAAAGCGGCCGTGGCGGACTATTTCGTCACGGGGCTGGCGGCTTCGGCGAGAGCCGTGCGGTAA
- the msbA gene encoding lipid A export permease/ATP-binding protein MsbA: MVSETWRLLAYARRYTPVLVLAVVLMMISGAGRAMLPVLLKPVFDRVLDPSSPEARVALPVPEWAGFRIYLDQLIPFPIHNVWTLVAVAILMVFFVKGIADYFGNYLISYAGLGAVTDLRQKTFDKVIREEHAFFHSFSTGRLMSSILSDIEKIQLAVSQMLADWFRQIFAAAGMIYVLVQNDWKLALVSLTVLPFVLLPTARLGKRIRRSTRRAQDEAAQMSEILQEGFSGHAVVKSFTAEPIESAKFRRAAQRFRQASLKYIAMQALPSPIIEFFGAVTIVGLLTYAREQIKAGQMTTGDFMSFVTALLLLYEPVKRLAGIHNIFQQAAGASQRVFEYLDRRPLVSEKPGARTLDGFRHSIEYDHVSFQYPDAPNGAVLQDITLRVNKGEVVAVVGPSGAGKTTLAALLVRFYDPTAGAIRIDGADIREYTLKSLRRQIAMVGQETFLFNDTVEANIRYGRPEATRDEVIEAARAALADEFIRELPQGYDTVVGERGAKLSGGQRQRLAIARALLKNAPILILDEATSQLDTESEMLVQRALANLMANRTVIVIAHRLSTIRRADRIVVLSQGRISETGTHEELVAQGGIYQRLHELQSVDWEH; the protein is encoded by the coding sequence ATGGTAAGCGAAACCTGGCGCCTGCTCGCCTACGCCCGCCGCTACACGCCCGTCCTCGTGCTGGCGGTCGTCCTGATGATGATCTCCGGCGCCGGCCGCGCCATGCTGCCCGTGCTGCTCAAGCCGGTCTTCGACCGCGTGCTGGATCCGTCCTCGCCCGAGGCCCGCGTCGCCCTGCCCGTGCCCGAATGGGCCGGATTCCGGATCTACCTCGACCAGCTGATTCCCTTCCCCATTCACAACGTCTGGACGCTGGTGGCCGTCGCCATTCTGATGGTCTTTTTCGTCAAGGGCATCGCGGATTACTTCGGAAATTACCTCATCAGCTACGCCGGCCTCGGCGCCGTCACGGATCTGCGCCAGAAGACCTTCGACAAGGTCATTCGCGAGGAGCACGCGTTCTTCCACTCGTTCTCCACGGGCCGTCTGATGTCCTCGATTCTGAGCGATATCGAGAAAATCCAGCTCGCCGTTTCGCAGATGCTCGCCGACTGGTTCCGGCAGATTTTCGCCGCCGCGGGCATGATTTACGTGCTGGTGCAGAACGACTGGAAGCTGGCGCTGGTCTCGCTGACGGTGCTGCCGTTCGTGCTGCTGCCCACGGCGCGGCTCGGCAAGCGGATCCGCCGCAGCACGCGCCGCGCCCAGGACGAAGCCGCCCAGATGAGCGAGATCCTGCAGGAAGGGTTCAGCGGCCATGCCGTCGTCAAGAGTTTCACCGCCGAGCCGATTGAAAGCGCCAAGTTCCGGCGCGCGGCCCAGCGGTTCCGCCAGGCCAGCCTCAAGTACATCGCCATGCAGGCGCTGCCGTCTCCGATCATCGAGTTTTTCGGCGCCGTCACGATCGTGGGCCTGCTCACGTACGCGCGGGAGCAGATCAAGGCCGGGCAGATGACGACCGGCGATTTCATGAGCTTCGTCACCGCCCTGCTCCTGCTGTACGAGCCCGTCAAGCGGCTCGCCGGCATCCACAATATCTTCCAGCAGGCCGCCGGCGCGAGCCAGCGCGTCTTCGAGTATCTCGACCGCCGCCCGCTGGTGAGCGAGAAGCCGGGCGCGCGGACGCTGGACGGTTTCCGGCACTCGATCGAGTACGACCACGTCAGCTTCCAGTATCCTGACGCTCCCAACGGCGCCGTGCTGCAGGACATCACGCTGCGGGTGAACAAGGGCGAAGTCGTGGCCGTCGTCGGGCCCAGCGGCGCCGGCAAGACCACCCTGGCGGCGCTGCTCGTGCGCTTCTACGATCCCACCGCAGGGGCCATCCGGATCGACGGCGCGGACATCCGCGAGTACACGCTGAAGTCCCTCCGGCGCCAGATCGCCATGGTCGGACAGGAGACCTTCCTGTTCAACGACACCGTCGAGGCCAACATCCGCTACGGGCGGCCCGAGGCCACCAGGGACGAGGTGATCGAGGCGGCTCGCGCGGCGCTGGCCGACGAGTTCATCCGGGAACTGCCCCAGGGCTACGACACCGTCGTGGGCGAGCGCGGAGCCAAGCTCAGCGGCGGCCAGCGCCAGCGGCTGGCCATCGCGCGGGCGCTGCTGAAAAACGCGCCCATCCTGATTCTGGACGAGGCGACGTCGCAGCTCGACACGGAAAGCGAAATGCTGGTGCAGCGCGCGCTGGCCAACCTGATGGCCAACCGCACGGTGATCGTCATCGCGCACCGCCTGTCGACCATCCGGCGCGCCGACCGCATCGTCGTCCTCAGCCAGGGGCGCATCAGCGAAACCGGCACGCACGAGGAGCTGGTCGCCCAGGGCGGCATTTATCAGAGGCTGCACGAGCTGCAGTCTGTCGATTGGGAGCATTGA
- the tmk gene encoding thymidylate kinase: protein MSTTSRRGLFLTFEGLDGSGKTTQMRRLAGRLRAEGGEVLELAEPGTTDIGRKIRSILLDPAHERMSPVAEMLLYFAARAQMVDEILRPALERGATVLCDRWTDSTRAYQGYGRGLALEWIDQLDRIACRGIEPDFTVLVEIGVAEGLGRARARNAEEAAEETRMDEQAEAFYERVARGYQELARMHGRIVTVDGRGSIEDVEMRVWSAFEEFRRRRV, encoded by the coding sequence ATGTCTACGACGAGCCGCCGCGGCCTCTTTCTGACTTTTGAGGGACTGGACGGCAGCGGCAAGACGACGCAGATGCGGCGGCTGGCCGGACGGCTGCGCGCGGAAGGCGGCGAGGTGCTCGAGCTGGCCGAGCCGGGCACGACGGACATCGGCAGGAAAATCCGCTCGATTCTGCTCGACCCCGCGCACGAAAGGATGAGCCCGGTGGCGGAAATGCTGCTCTATTTCGCGGCCCGGGCGCAGATGGTGGACGAAATTCTCCGGCCCGCGCTTGAACGCGGGGCCACGGTGCTGTGCGACCGCTGGACGGACTCGACCCGGGCCTACCAGGGCTACGGGCGCGGGCTGGCGCTCGAGTGGATCGATCAGCTCGACCGCATCGCCTGCCGCGGCATCGAGCCGGACTTCACGGTGCTCGTGGAGATCGGCGTGGCCGAAGGGCTCGGCAGGGCGCGGGCGCGGAACGCGGAAGAGGCGGCCGAAGAAACGCGGATGGACGAGCAGGCCGAGGCTTTCTACGAGCGCGTGGCCCGCGGGTATCAGGAGCTGGCCCGGATGCACGGGCGCATCGTGACGGTGGACGGGCGCGGCAGCATCGAGGACGTGGAGATGCGGGTCTGGAGCGCGTTCGAGGAATTCCGGAGGCGGCGTGTTTGA
- the obg gene encoding GTPase Obg, with protein MFVDEAIIRVKAGDGGNGCVAFRREKYVPRGGPSGGDGGKGGDVILASSQHYNTLLHFRFNPEHRAERGRHGEGSNRTGRSGADLIVPVPVGTVVHDAETGEVLFDFTAPGQRFIAARGGRGGRGNQHFATPVHQAPTRAEPGQPGEERRLRLVLKLLADAGLVGFPNAGKSTLISRISAARPKIADYPFTTLEPHLGVVQMPDMRTFVVADIPGLIEGAHEGHGLGIQFLRHIERTRLLLHLVDVSESSGRDPKRDFDIILSELAGYSEELARKPMFVVATKIDILQDRRRLESLRRKAKRKGLPFFAISAVTGQGISELLHAAAAAVLGPQPGPSGS; from the coding sequence ATGTTCGTTGACGAAGCCATCATCCGCGTCAAGGCCGGCGACGGCGGCAACGGCTGCGTCGCTTTCCGCCGCGAAAAGTACGTCCCCCGCGGCGGCCCCAGCGGCGGCGATGGCGGCAAGGGCGGCGACGTCATCCTCGCCTCCAGCCAGCACTACAACACGCTGCTCCATTTCCGTTTCAATCCCGAACACCGCGCCGAGCGCGGCCGCCACGGCGAAGGCAGCAACCGCACCGGCCGCAGCGGCGCCGATCTCATCGTTCCCGTCCCTGTCGGAACCGTCGTCCACGACGCCGAGACCGGCGAAGTCCTGTTCGATTTCACTGCGCCCGGCCAGCGCTTCATCGCCGCCCGCGGCGGCCGCGGCGGCCGCGGCAACCAGCACTTCGCCACTCCCGTGCATCAGGCCCCCACCCGCGCCGAGCCCGGCCAGCCCGGCGAAGAGCGCCGCCTCCGCCTCGTGCTGAAGCTCCTCGCCGACGCCGGCCTCGTCGGCTTCCCCAACGCCGGCAAGTCCACCCTGATCTCCCGCATCTCCGCCGCCCGGCCCAAGATCGCCGACTATCCCTTCACGACGCTCGAGCCCCATCTCGGCGTCGTCCAGATGCCGGACATGCGCACCTTCGTCGTCGCCGACATCCCCGGCCTCATCGAAGGCGCGCATGAAGGCCACGGCCTCGGCATCCAGTTCCTGCGCCACATCGAGCGCACCCGCCTGCTGCTGCACCTCGTCGACGTCAGCGAATCGAGCGGCCGCGACCCGAAGCGCGACTTCGACATCATCCTCTCGGAGCTGGCCGGCTACAGCGAAGAGCTCGCCCGCAAGCCCATGTTCGTCGTCGCCACCAAGATCGACATCCTCCAGGACCGCCGCCGCCTGGAAAGCCTCCGCCGCAAGGCCAAACGCAAGGGTCTGCCCTTCTTCGCCATCTCCGCCGTCACCGGGCAGGGAATCTCCGAACTGCTCCACGCCGCCGCCGCGGCCGTGCTCGGCCCGCAGCCCGGGCCGTCAGGCTCTTAA
- the rpmA gene encoding 50S ribosomal protein L27, whose product MAHKKGLGSSKNGRDSAAQRLGIKVFSGEIVKGGAILVRQRGTRYKPGENVGIGSDDTLYARIGGRVEWRDRGRLGKWVSVVALEA is encoded by the coding sequence ATGGCGCACAAAAAAGGACTCGGCAGCTCGAAAAACGGCCGCGACAGCGCCGCCCAGCGGCTCGGCATCAAGGTCTTCAGCGGCGAGATCGTCAAGGGCGGCGCCATTCTCGTCCGCCAGCGCGGCACCCGCTACAAGCCCGGCGAAAATGTCGGCATCGGCAGCGACGACACCCTCTACGCCCGCATCGGCGGGCGCGTCGAGTGGCGCGACCGCGGCCGCCTCGGCAAGTGGGTCAGCGTCGTCGCGCTGGAGGCCTGA
- the cheX64H gene encoding chemotaxis protein CheX: MTHEKLVAFIRTSTRDVFTTMLGLELTDGEPFIKEEAPAPTDGVLALIGLAGRWAGSGTFSCTAPTAMRLASQLLMQSYEAIDEEVLDAVGEITNMVIGNVKTALEEELGPMGLSIPTVIYGRNFTTRSIGHSKWTVVPFHLDTEIIEVHLCLAPSKDPAPLRIQKDHPAAVLSIE; this comes from the coding sequence ATGACACATGAAAAACTCGTCGCTTTCATCCGGACTTCCACCCGCGACGTTTTCACCACCATGCTCGGCCTCGAACTGACCGATGGCGAGCCGTTCATCAAGGAGGAAGCCCCCGCGCCGACCGACGGCGTTCTCGCCCTCATCGGCCTCGCCGGCCGCTGGGCCGGCTCCGGCACCTTCTCCTGCACCGCGCCGACGGCGATGCGCCTGGCCTCGCAGCTGCTGATGCAGTCTTACGAAGCCATCGACGAGGAGGTCCTCGACGCGGTCGGCGAAATCACCAACATGGTCATCGGCAACGTCAAGACCGCGCTCGAGGAAGAGCTCGGCCCGATGGGCCTGTCCATCCCCACCGTCATCTACGGCCGGAATTTCACGACGCGCAGCATCGGCCACAGCAAGTGGACCGTCGTCCCCTTCCACCTCGACACCGAGATCATCGAGGTCCACCTGTGCCTGGCCCCCAGCAAAGACCCGGCCCCGCTGCGCATCCAGAAAGACCATCCCGCCGCCGTGCTGTCGATCGAGTAA
- the cheY64H-1 gene encoding response regulator encodes MPVDVMIVDDSAAIRKILHRVLLQADVPLGKVIEAGDGVEALEKLKSTKVGLILSDINMPNMDGLALLGALKAQESTRDVPVIMVTTEGSSSRVMEAVNLGASGYVRKPFTAEQIKEKLAGLF; translated from the coding sequence ATGCCTGTGGATGTCATGATCGTCGACGACTCCGCCGCCATCCGGAAGATCCTTCACCGCGTGCTGTTGCAGGCCGACGTGCCGCTCGGCAAGGTGATCGAGGCGGGCGACGGCGTCGAGGCGCTCGAGAAGCTGAAGAGCACGAAAGTCGGCCTCATTCTCTCCGACATCAACATGCCGAACATGGACGGCCTGGCGCTGCTCGGCGCGCTGAAGGCTCAGGAGTCCACGCGCGACGTGCCCGTCATCATGGTCACGACGGAAGGATCGAGCTCGCGCGTCATGGAAGCCGTCAATCTCGGCGCTTCCGGCTATGTGCGGAAGCCCTTCACCGCCGAGCAGATCAAGGAAAAGCTGGCCGGCCTGTTCTGA
- the gno gene encoding 2-deoxy-D-gluconate 3-dehydrogenase: protein MKVETWFRLDGRRALVAGASRGIGLAIAEALARAGAETVLASRNLAALEEAAGRLRAEGCRAEALELDVSSRESRLRAAEAAAACDILMNVAGINLRKPMTDYAPEEYARIVETNLTGLFELTQMAGRGMIARGRGKVVFIGSLTSVLGLPYASVYGATKSALAGLTRMLAAEWGRHNIQVNCIAPGFILTDLNREMWQAPEMREWLKGTQPIARLGSPADIAPLAVFLAGSGSDYITGQVIAVDGGFSTTSVWPFEPAR from the coding sequence ATGAAGGTCGAAACCTGGTTCCGGCTGGACGGCCGCCGGGCGCTGGTGGCGGGAGCAAGCCGCGGCATCGGGCTGGCGATCGCGGAGGCGCTGGCGCGGGCCGGCGCGGAGACGGTCCTTGCCTCGCGCAACCTGGCGGCGCTCGAGGAAGCCGCGGGGCGGCTGCGGGCCGAAGGCTGCAGGGCGGAGGCGCTCGAGCTGGACGTCTCCTCGCGCGAGTCGCGGCTGCGGGCGGCCGAAGCGGCGGCCGCCTGCGACATCCTGATGAACGTGGCCGGCATCAATCTGCGCAAGCCGATGACGGACTACGCGCCGGAGGAATACGCGCGGATCGTGGAGACCAACCTGACGGGGCTGTTCGAGCTGACGCAGATGGCCGGCCGCGGCATGATCGCGCGCGGGCGGGGCAAGGTGGTGTTCATCGGCAGCCTGACGTCGGTGCTGGGGCTGCCCTACGCCTCCGTCTACGGGGCGACGAAGTCGGCGCTGGCCGGGCTGACGCGGATGCTGGCGGCCGAATGGGGGCGGCACAACATCCAGGTGAACTGCATCGCGCCGGGCTTCATTCTGACGGACCTGAACCGGGAGATGTGGCAGGCGCCGGAGATGCGCGAGTGGCTGAAAGGGACGCAGCCGATCGCGCGGCTGGGCTCGCCCGCCGACATCGCCCCGCTGGCGGTGTTTCTGGCCGGGAGCGGCTCGGACTATATCACCGGGCAGGTGATCGCGGTGGACGGGGGCTTCTCGACCACTTCGGTGTGGCCGTTCGAACCCGCCAGGTAA
- the yicC gene encoding hypothetical protein gives MALKSMTGYARARRANELGEVVATARSVNHRGLDLHVHVGEDLEPFEPALRAAAKRHVRRGHLSLRVKFTRAHAAAGMGLNRPLFEAYLQAVEEARRDYGVAGEPRLDTAMRIPGMLVQAAAEEEAPEGLEALVLEAAEQALAALDEFRAREGEELGRILRELNAAIRRDVEAIEACRLPAMDYYRARLDQRLKELTQGMEIDPQRLAQEAAILADKSDIAEEVGRLKVHARELDAMLEAGGEAGKKLDFLMQEMSRETNTILSKTGNAGEFGLRVTSLALEIKANIERIREQALNLE, from the coding sequence ATGGCGCTGAAGAGCATGACCGGTTACGCGCGTGCGCGCCGCGCGAACGAGCTGGGAGAAGTCGTGGCCACGGCGCGCAGCGTGAACCACCGCGGACTGGACCTGCACGTTCACGTGGGCGAGGACCTCGAGCCGTTTGAGCCGGCCCTGCGCGCCGCGGCCAAACGGCACGTCCGGCGCGGCCACCTGAGCCTGCGGGTGAAATTCACGCGCGCCCACGCCGCCGCCGGCATGGGCCTGAACCGTCCGCTGTTCGAGGCCTATCTGCAGGCGGTCGAGGAAGCCCGCCGCGATTATGGCGTCGCGGGCGAGCCGCGGCTGGACACGGCCATGCGCATTCCGGGCATGCTCGTGCAGGCGGCCGCGGAAGAGGAGGCGCCCGAGGGGCTGGAGGCGCTGGTGCTCGAAGCAGCCGAGCAGGCGCTGGCGGCGCTGGACGAATTCCGCGCCCGCGAGGGCGAGGAGCTCGGCCGCATCCTGCGCGAGCTGAACGCGGCCATCCGCCGCGACGTCGAGGCCATCGAAGCCTGCCGTCTGCCCGCCATGGATTACTACCGCGCGCGGCTCGACCAGCGGCTGAAGGAGCTGACCCAGGGCATGGAGATCGACCCCCAGCGGCTGGCCCAGGAGGCGGCGATCCTGGCCGACAAGAGCGACATCGCCGAGGAGGTCGGCCGGCTCAAGGTGCACGCGCGCGAGCTGGATGCGATGCTGGAAGCTGGCGGGGAGGCGGGCAAGAAACTCGATTTCCTGATGCAGGAGATGAGCCGCGAGACGAACACGATTCTGTCGAAGACCGGCAACGCCGGCGAGTTCGGGCTCCGCGTCACCTCGCTCGCGCTGGAGATCAAGGCCAACATCGAACGGATCCGGGAACAGGCGCTGAATCTCGAATGA
- the gmk gene encoding guanylate kinase, with the protein MSQIFIISAPSGSGKSTLVNSLLAHEPGLIFSVSYTTRAPRGQEQDGREYHFVRREEFRRMIDAGDFIEWAQVFDDYYGTHRRYVDQGVAEGRDVVLDIDVQGARQLKEKIPQAVSIFILAPSREELEKRLRARGDVSEDVIRKRLAKAAGEIRNFGQYDYVLVNDDLQAASERLLWIVRTARLRACDAQVQARVRRILETFEQEESEPGT; encoded by the coding sequence ATGAGCCAGATCTTCATCATCTCCGCCCCCTCGGGCTCGGGCAAATCCACGCTGGTCAACAGCCTGCTGGCGCACGAGCCGGGACTGATCTTCTCCGTCAGCTACACCACGCGCGCCCCCCGGGGACAGGAGCAGGACGGGCGCGAGTACCATTTCGTCCGGCGCGAGGAGTTCCGCCGCATGATCGATGCCGGCGACTTCATCGAGTGGGCGCAGGTCTTCGACGACTACTACGGCACGCACCGCCGCTACGTCGACCAGGGCGTGGCCGAGGGCCGCGACGTGGTGCTCGACATCGACGTGCAGGGTGCGCGACAATTAAAGGAAAAGATCCCCCAGGCCGTCAGCATCTTCATCCTGGCGCCCTCGCGCGAAGAGCTGGAAAAGCGCCTGAGAGCCCGGGGCGACGTCAGCGAAGACGTCATCCGCAAACGGCTGGCGAAAGCCGCCGGGGAGATCCGGAACTTCGGCCAATACGATTACGTGCTGGTCAACGACGATTTGCAGGCCGCATCCGAGCGCCTGCTGTGGATAGTCAGGACGGCGCGCCTGCGCGCGTGCGACGCTCAGGTGCAGGCGCGGGTCCGCAGGATTCTGGAGACATTCGAGCAAGAGGAGAGCGAGCCAGGGACATGA